From a region of the Candidatus Acidiferrales bacterium genome:
- a CDS encoding RsmE family RNA methyltransferase, whose translation MRRRFFVDKFEGLRAELRGEAAEHLGRVLRAEPGQLYELSDGKTVWLARVEKVASGRTHGAIEFSLVEPIAAVEPELKISLLLSIVKFDRMEWCLEKATELCVSKIIPLAAVRSEKALILAARKRAERWRKILLESAQQSRRLRPPELLPIATSEDAFCEAGGGTRILLSERPDAPQLQKVLWGAHEQEICLAIGPEGGWTDAEFAAASKNGFREASLGREILRTETAVIAALAVVRYALGEH comes from the coding sequence ATGCGCCGCCGATTCTTTGTTGACAAATTCGAGGGCCTGCGCGCCGAACTTCGCGGTGAAGCGGCGGAGCATCTGGGACGCGTCCTGCGCGCCGAGCCAGGGCAGCTTTACGAATTGAGCGACGGCAAGACCGTATGGCTTGCGCGCGTCGAAAAAGTCGCGTCGGGACGCACGCATGGCGCGATCGAATTTTCGCTCGTCGAGCCGATTGCCGCAGTGGAGCCGGAATTGAAAATCAGTCTCCTGCTCTCCATTGTGAAATTCGACCGCATGGAATGGTGCCTGGAAAAAGCCACGGAACTGTGCGTGAGCAAGATCATTCCGTTGGCAGCGGTGCGCAGCGAAAAGGCGCTGATTCTGGCGGCGAGGAAGCGAGCAGAACGCTGGCGAAAAATTCTGCTGGAGTCGGCGCAGCAATCGCGAAGGCTGCGGCCGCCCGAACTTCTGCCGATTGCAACTTCCGAGGACGCTTTCTGCGAAGCGGGCGGCGGAACAAGAATTCTGCTCTCCGAGCGGCCGGACGCGCCACAGCTGCAAAAAGTCTTATGGGGGGCGCATGAGCAGGAAATTTGCCTGGCGATTGGTCCGGAAGGCGGCTGGACAGACGCGGAATTCGCAGCAGCGTCGAAGAATGGATTTCGCGAGGCGTCGCTAGGCCGCGAAATACTCCGCACGGAAACAGCCGTGATCGCCGCGCTCGCTGTGGTGCGGTACGCACTGGGAGAACACTGA
- the dnaJ gene encoding molecular chaperone DnaJ, with product MPSSTKRDYYEILSVSRSATAEEIKSAYRKAALKYHPDRNPENKAEAEHMFREASGAYSVLSDAQKRAAYDRYGHAGVTSQVFDSSNFGSIFEQFQDVFGDIFGFQDILGGGGGQRRGGRPRAQRGADLRYDLKLSFEDAAAGVKTKIKIPRMENCSACHGTGAKPGTKMEICEACKGRGQLHYQQGFFAVSRTCPSCHGEGKVIKESCVECRGQGRIERAHTIEIAIPAGVDNGMRLRVGNEGEPGTNGGPPGDLYVFIEVKEHSFFERRGADLYCNIPITVAQAALGAEITIPTLNDEEKLTIPEGTQPGTLFRKKGKGLPDPHGGKGDLYVNVRVVIPSKLTKEQKAIFEQLHRVAKVENRPIERSSSFFDKVKDIFS from the coding sequence ATGCCATCGAGCACGAAAAGGGATTACTACGAAATTCTCAGCGTCAGCCGCAGCGCGACCGCCGAGGAAATCAAGAGCGCCTACCGCAAGGCGGCGTTGAAGTACCATCCCGACCGCAATCCCGAAAATAAAGCCGAAGCGGAACATATGTTTCGCGAAGCCAGCGGAGCCTATAGCGTTCTCTCCGACGCGCAGAAGCGCGCCGCGTACGACCGCTACGGCCACGCCGGAGTCACCAGCCAGGTCTTCGATTCCAGCAACTTCGGCTCGATTTTCGAGCAGTTTCAGGACGTCTTCGGCGACATCTTCGGCTTCCAGGATATTTTGGGCGGAGGCGGCGGCCAGCGCCGCGGCGGACGTCCGCGGGCGCAGCGCGGCGCGGATTTGCGTTACGACCTGAAACTTTCCTTCGAAGATGCCGCTGCGGGCGTGAAAACCAAAATCAAAATCCCGCGCATGGAAAATTGCTCCGCCTGCCACGGCACTGGCGCGAAGCCCGGCACAAAGATGGAGATTTGCGAGGCTTGCAAAGGTCGCGGTCAGTTGCATTATCAGCAGGGATTTTTCGCCGTCTCGCGCACATGCCCCTCATGCCACGGCGAAGGCAAAGTCATCAAAGAAAGCTGCGTGGAATGCCGCGGCCAGGGCCGCATCGAGCGCGCGCACACCATCGAAATCGCCATTCCCGCCGGCGTCGACAACGGCATGCGCTTGCGCGTCGGCAACGAAGGCGAGCCAGGAACGAACGGCGGCCCGCCGGGCGATTTGTACGTTTTCATCGAAGTGAAGGAGCATTCCTTCTTCGAACGCCGCGGCGCGGATCTCTACTGCAATATTCCCATCACTGTTGCGCAAGCTGCGCTCGGCGCGGAAATCACCATTCCCACTCTGAATGACGAGGAAAAGCTCACCATTCCCGAAGGCACGCAGCCCGGCACGCTTTTCCGCAAGAAGGGCAAGGGCCTGCCCGACCCTCACGGTGGCAAGGGCGATCTCTACGTCAACGTGCGCGTCGTGATTCCGTCGAAGCTGACCAAAGAGCAGAAGGCCATCTTCGAGCAGTTGCATCGCGTCGCCAAAGTCGAAAATCGCCCCATCGAGCGCTCTTCGTCCTTCTTCGACAAAGTGAAGGACATCTTCAGCTAG
- the grpE gene encoding nucleotide exchange factor GrpE, which yields MNRRNNSEKDQHLAAGDAADPKNDPASSEDSPSPLETAVNREIERLVAEKLDLKNTLQRLQADFDNYRKRIDRERHQDRHRGAETLIEHLLPVLDGFDRAIAAHRDAAHDEFRKGVQLIRRQLFDVLAKQGLQKIETEGKPFDPNFHHAIEHVKTTEKPDGAVLEELQAGYVFHGKVLRPAMVRVASNPEGEEAASNSRAN from the coding sequence GTGAACCGGCGAAACAATTCGGAAAAAGATCAGCATCTAGCTGCCGGCGACGCCGCGGATCCGAAGAATGACCCCGCGTCCAGCGAAGACAGTCCGTCGCCGCTCGAAACCGCCGTCAACCGCGAAATCGAGCGCTTGGTCGCCGAGAAACTTGATTTGAAAAACACGCTCCAGCGTTTGCAGGCCGATTTCGACAATTACCGCAAGCGCATCGACCGCGAGCGCCATCAGGATCGCCATCGCGGCGCGGAGACGCTCATCGAGCATCTGCTGCCCGTTCTCGATGGCTTCGACCGCGCCATCGCCGCGCATCGCGACGCGGCGCACGACGAATTTCGCAAAGGCGTGCAACTGATCCGCAGGCAATTGTTCGACGTCCTCGCCAAGCAAGGCCTGCAAAAAATCGAGACAGAAGGCAAGCCCTTCGATCCGAATTTCCATCACGCCATCGAACACGTCAAAACCACGGAAAAACCGGATGGCGCAGTCCTCGAAGAATTGCAGGCGGGTTACGTCTTTCACGGCAAGGTGCTGCGGCCCGCGATGGTGCGCGTCGCTTCGAATCCGGAGGGCGAGGAAGCAGCATCTAATTCTCGAGCCAATTGA